A single region of the Granulicella aggregans genome encodes:
- a CDS encoding glutaredoxin family protein: MDLTLYSASWCRDCREAKRFLAKHNIPFNEIDIEEVPGAADAVVANVGKRAIPQFVIDGKWVQPYKPGQGFLHEEMAELFGVAE, from the coding sequence ATGGATCTGACACTTTACTCTGCTTCTTGGTGCCGCGACTGTCGCGAGGCCAAGCGTTTTCTGGCTAAGCACAACATTCCTTTCAACGAGATTGATATCGAAGAGGTGCCGGGCGCGGCGGACGCTGTAGTCGCGAACGTGGGCAAGCGGGCGATTCCGCAGTTTGTCATCGATGGCAAATGGGTGCAGCCTTATAAGCCGGGGCAGGGCTTTCTGCATGAGGAGATGGCGGAATTGTTTGGGGTTGCGGAGTAG